The proteins below come from a single Triticum aestivum cultivar Chinese Spring chromosome 5D, IWGSC CS RefSeq v2.1, whole genome shotgun sequence genomic window:
- the LOC123125567 gene encoding UDP-glycosyltransferase 83A1, with protein sequence MAAPPSPRPPVMVLPFPAQGHVMPLMELSHRLVAHGLEVDFVNTHYNHDRALKAMAAERGAVDPDGIHMVSLPDGMGPDGDRTDIALLGSGLPAAMLGPLEEMIRSKKIKWVIADASMCWAMELAATAGVRVALFSTFSAAVFALRLHVPKLIDDGVLDESGNVKRNETIQLSPKMPPIEAAELPWVCVSSLPERRRLMIQILLKTNPVIPLAAIVICNTFEGIESEALDLVPNALPVGPLEAPAASRSAGQLWPQDLVCLPWLDAQARGSVIYVAFGSFTVFDAARIQELADGLELTGRPFLWAVRPNITAGIGEDWFDAFKRRVEGKGLVVGWAPQQRVLSHPAVACFVSHCGWNSTMEGMLHGVPFLCWPYFADQFANQSYICNVWGTGAKVHADERGVVTKEEIKNKVELLLGDDGIKARAATWKDAASASIAQGGSSDQNLLKLVKFLTQQ encoded by the exons ATGGCTGCCCCTCCTAGTCCTCGGCCTCCTGTCATGGTGCTTCCCTTCCCTGCACAGGGCCATGTCATGCCCCTCATGGAGCTCTCCCACCGGCTCGTCGCCCACGGCCTCGAGGTGGACTTCGTGAACACGCACTACAACCACGACCGCGCCCTCAAGGCCATGGCCGCCGAGAGAGGAGCCGTTGACCCCGACGGCATCCACATGGTCTCGCTCCCGGACGGCATGGGCCCCGACGGCGACCGCACCGACATCGCCTTGCTGGGCAGCGGCTTGCCGGCGGCCATGCTCGGACCCCTCGAGGAGATGATCAGGTCCAAGAAGATCAAGTGGGTGATCGCCGATGCGTCCATGTGCTGGGCGATGGAGCTGGCCGCCACGGCCGGCGTCCGCGTCGCCCTGTTCTCGACTTTCTCGGCCGCCGTGTTCGCGCTCCGGCTGCACGTGCCCAAGCTGATCGACGATGGCGTCCTCGACGAGTCTG GGAACGTGAAGAGGAACGAGACGATCCAGCTGAGCCCCAAGATGCCGCCGATCGAGGCTGCCGAGCTACCATGGGTCTGTGTGAGCAGCTTGCCGGAGAGACGCAGGTTGATGATTCAGATCTTGCTCAAGACCAACCCGGTGATACCGCTGGCCGCCATCGTCATCTGCAACACGTTCGAGGGGATCGAGTCGGAGGCGCTGGATCTCGTCCCCAACGCGCTGCCCGTCGGCCCCCTGGAAGCGCCGGCGGCGTCGAGGTCAGCCGGCCAACTCTGGCCACAGGACCTTGTCTGCCTCCCCTGGCTCGACGCGCAGGCTCGCGGCTCGGTCATCTACGTAGCGTTCGGGAGCTTCACCGTCTTCGACGCGGCGCGGATCCAGGAGCTCGCCGACGGGCTCGAGCTCACGGGCCGGCCTTTCCTTTGGGCGGTCCGGCCGAACATCACCGCCGGAATCGGAGAAGATTGGTTCGACGCGTTCAAGCGCCGCGTGGAGGGGAAGGGGCTGGTGGTGGGCTGGGCGCCGCAGCAGCGCGTGCTCTCGCACCCCGCCGTCGCCTGCTTCGTGTCCCACTGCGGGTGGAACTCGACCATGGAAGGCATGCTGCACGGGGTGCCTTTCCTCTGCTGGCCCTACTTTGCCGACCAGTTCGCCAACCAGAGCTACATCTGCAACGTGTGGGGCACCGGCGCCAAGGTCCACGCCGACGAGAGAGGGGTGGTCACCAAGGAGGAGATCAAGAACAAGGTCGAGCTGCTGCTGGGTGACGATGGGATAAAGGCAAGGGCGGCTACGTGGAAGGACGCGGCGTCTGCCAGCATCGCACAGGGAGGCTCGTCAGATCAGAACCTGCTCAAGCTTGTGAAATTTCTAACACAACAATAG